In a genomic window of Cynocephalus volans isolate mCynVol1 chromosome 1, mCynVol1.pri, whole genome shotgun sequence:
- the LOC134372602 gene encoding protein FAM220A-like yields the protein MTEEKTWTHCPVALRTQKGSPCWADKPSWMNKPVVGVNGDSHNEVLSLETEDDLSEADLLLHNGSKARPYLKESIRRNSASAATLSKAVGLFSAPAEEHFAGVPSSVGEALRRDCLGRGPKASDSHRGQRPAGEPWVLGLPYHQKLLEMGILKDGPLSPFLEGQGSELELSCLHPVLFAMLHTYPEVLLNDETECVSLNWLKPMFSEQRIEYKKMLSSIKSTSNGL from the coding sequence ATGACAGAGGAGAAGACTTGGACACACTGTCCCGTAGCCTTGAGAACACAGAAGGGGAGCCCTTGTTGGGCTGATAAACCTTCCTGGATGAATAAGCCTGTGGTTGGTGTCAATGGAGATTCACACAACGAGGTGCTATCACTGGAAACGGAAGATGATCTGAGCGAGGCTGACCTCTTGCTTCACAATGGCAGCAAAGCGCGCCCGTATTTGAAAGAATCAATAAGAAGAAATTCAGCTTCAGCAGCCACTCTGAGCAAAGCTGTGGGTCTGTTCTCTGCTCCTGCAGAAGAGCATTTTGCTGGGGTGCCCTCCAGTGTCGGGGAAGCTCTGAGGAGGGACTGTCTGGGAAGAGGGCCCAAGGCCTCAGACAGCCACAGAGGACAGCGCCCTGCAGGAGAACCTTGGGTGTTAGGGCTGCCATATCACCAAAAACTGTTGGAAATGGGGATTTTAAAGGATGGACCACTAAGTCCTTTTCTTGAGGGGCAAGGCTCTGAGTTGGAACTGTCTTGCCTGCATCCTGTCCTGTTTGCAATGCTGCACACATATCCTGAAGTACTCCTGAATGATGAGACCGAATGTGTTTCCCTTAACTGGTTAAAGCCTATgttttcagagcaaagaatagaATACAAGAAAATGCTTTCAAGTATAAAAAGTACCTCAAATGGTCTGTAG